The following DNA comes from Papaver somniferum cultivar HN1 chromosome 4, ASM357369v1, whole genome shotgun sequence.
cccaattagttttagtatcccccAATCACGCGTTCTTTCTGGAAGGCTTTATTCGGTGTTTTTTATTTGGAAATTGGTGTTTTTATTTAgagaccctattttggcattattcgGTATATGCCCCAAAGATATCATACCCATAGAAATGCAATTACATATAGGCAACTAGAGATATCAAAGAACAACGATTTAAATATACATGTAATCACCATGTCCGAACTCATAATTACTTAAAATTTAATCATAAAAATCCCGGAAGAAAAGATAGTCGGTAAAATACAGGTCTCCTTCTCCGTTAACATGCAAACAATACTCACAAACATAAAACACAGTTGTTAGCAATGATTGGGGTCTTAATTTTCCTTTTGCTAAATTACTTCATTTGAATTTCATTGCTTCTGATCACTGTCCTGTTTTACTTATAACTGATCCTATTCCTAAGCATCTTTGGAGACCATTTAAGTTTTTTAGAACTTGGTTAGGACATAATGGTTTCAAAGAACAACTTGATAATTCTTGGAATGTAGAATTTCAGGGTAGTCCTGCTCATTAACTCAAACAAAAGCAACATAGTGCTGGAATAGCTTTATCTCAATGAAACAAGATGGAATTTGGAGATATCCACAAAAATATTAGAATCCTTCAAGATAGTCTGGAAACTGCTCAAAGTGAAGCTTTTTCTGACACACGGCATGATAGAATTAAGTTCATTACTAATGAGCTTGAAAAATGGTATAAAATTCAGTCTGAATTCTATAGAGAAAAATCTAGGGATAAAACTGGATAATAACATTAGATATTTCCATACTATGGTCAATAAAAGAATGCATTCAAATACTATTAATGTTCTTTGTGATTCTGAAGGTAATTGATTAAGGGATAGAACTGATATTAGTAATTTGCTTACTACTCATTTTAGTAAAGTTGCTAGTACTTCCAATCCTGTTTTCACTAATGATgttttttatgtgattcccaAAATCATTACTGAGTCTGATAATGCTATTCTGAACATTACTCCTACTGACTCTGATATTGAGAATGTTGTTAAGAGCATGCCTGCATGGAGCTTCCCTAGACCAGATGGGTTTCAAGCAGGTTTTTGCCAATCTCAGTGGCAGTTTGTTGGTAAGGATATTATTGAAGTTGTTAAAAGGTTTTTTCAATGTGGTCACATGCCTAGAAGTCTTAATAAGACTTACATTTCCCTTGTTCCTAAGTGTAAAAGTCCTAAATTGTCTTCTGATTTTAGACCTATAGGTTTGTGCAATGTTTCTTATAAGATTATATCTAAGATTTTGGCTAATAGAATCAAGCCTTACTTGAAAAAACTGATTTCTCCTTACCAAGCTACTTTTTTCCCAGGAAGAGCTATTCATGACAATATCATTATTGCTCGTAAAATGATTCATTCTATGAAACATAAGGAAGGATATTCTAGTACCATGGCCCTTAAACTTgatctgtcaaaagcttttgacagactTGAATGGAAATTTCTAAATGGTGTTTTACTGAAATTTGGTTTCAATACTGATTTTTGTAATCTTATCATGCAATGTGTTACTACTACCAGTATTAGTGTTTTATTGAATGGTTCTCCTTGCAATCAATTTGAGCCTACTAGGGGTataagacaaggagatcctttatctccttaTATCTTTATTTTGGCCATGGAATACCTTTCTAGGTCCCTTTCGATATCTGAGACTAATAAAACTATAGGTGGTGTTAAAGTCTCTAGGAAAGCTCCAACTATCTCTCATTTGCTTTTTGCATATGACATTCTCATTTTTGTCAAGCTGATATGCATCATGTTAATGAATTTTTGAAGATTTTACAGAATTTTGGTGATTTATCTGGTCAAATGCTAAACTTTGATAAGTCTTGTGTTTATTTCAGTCATAATCTAATCCCTGATTACTGTGAATTTCTTGCTGGAGCTCTTCAAATGTCTGTTGTTACTGATTCTGAGAAATATTCAGGTGCTCTTTTACTTCTATGACACTCTAAGTTGAAATCTTTTGATCCCATTGTGCAATCTTTTAAGGCTAGACTTCAAAATTATGTGAGTATCACCTTAAATCAATCTGGTAGGTCTACTTTGATTAAATctgttttgaattctcttccaacTTATCAAATGGCTTGCTTTAAAATTCCTACAACTTTGCTTAGTAAACTGGATTCACTATAGCTAAATTTTTGGTGGGGTCATAAGACAAGTAAAGGTATCAAATTTGTAGCTTGGGATAGTATTAACCAAGCTAAAGATTTAGGAGTCTTAGGTTTTAGAGATCTTGAAATTTTTAATACTGCTCTCATTTGCAAATTAGTTTGGAAAATTGTCACAGATCATGAGGATTTGTGAGTGCAAATTTTAAGTGCTAAATATTTTAAAGATTGCAACATACTTCATTTGGCTAAGATCAATGAAAATTGCTCTTGGATTTGTAAGTGTATTGATATCATTAAAAAGAACAGTTTTTGGGCTATTGGGTGTGGtgcaaaaaccaaaatttggctTGATTGCTGGGTTATTGGTCTTGATCATCctcctattcctgctgaaggtcCAGTGAACACTGTTTCTTACACATATGTTTCTGATCTTTTTATAGAAAATACTAGATCCTGGAATGTTCATTTAATCTATTATTTGTTTGAAAAGGATTGTGGTGAAAAAGTTATTGATATGTTTGTGCCTACTACTGGTAAGGATAATCTAATTTGGTTACCTGACAGAAAGGGTCAATTCACTGTTAAAAGTGTCTACAATGTGTTGATTAGAGGAACTAACCTTACCGCAGGTTCCATTAATGTCCCAGTTCAGGTTTGGAAATCTCTCTGGAAGGTACAACTTCCTCATAAAGTAAAATTGTTTGCTTGGAAATGTATAAGGAATATTATTCCAACTAGAGACAAGCTTGCTAGATATAAGAATGACATTGAGACTCATTGTAGCTTATGTAACCATGTGGCTGAATCTTGTGATCATCTTTTTTTAGACTGTCCATATGCAAGATCTGTTTGGTTAGCAGTTAATATAAATGTGAGTACGGTTCTAGCACAGCATGGCTCATTTAGGAATTGGGTTATCTCTTGGTTCTCTGTTGGTGCTCAGTTAGTTTTTGGCTCTGGTATTATTAGGAATGATATAAAAAAAACTCTTATGGTTACTGCATGGACTATTTGGAAAGATAGTTGCACTAAAAAAATTTAcagaataaaaatcctaacagggaTATTTCAGTTGCAGGAATTAATAATCTTACTGTTTTGAATACTCATAATTCAAATAGTAACAATGTTCACTTACAGGTTCAAAGATGGAAGCCCCCTGATGTTGGATTTTTAAAAATCAATTTAGATGCTTCATTTATGCAGCTTAATTCTCAAGGTGGAATTGGACTAATTGCTAGAGATTTTGCAGGTACCTACATTGGAGTCCAAGGGAAGTACTTTGATGGAGGAATGAAGAAAGTAATAGAAGTGGAGGAGCTAGAATGCAGAGCTACGCTGGCAGATGTTAACTTTGCAGTCAATGGAAGCTATAATAAAGTAGTTTTTGAGAGTGATAGTGAGGTAGTAGTTAAGTCAATAAATGAGCAAATTTCATATGTTCATTGGATGAATAAGCATTTTATCCTAGACATTAAATTTTTGCTAGGAAATTTAAAGGTTTGGAAGTGTATTTCTGTCAAAAGGGATGCAAATGGTGTTGTAGATAAGCTAGCAAAGAAAGCTAGAATATCTAAGTCGATTTTTACATATCAATCTGCTTTTCCTCTTGATGTAAAAGAGTGGATTGATATGGACAACAATGTACCCTCTTAATTCTATTAATAATTTCctttttgcatcaaaaaaaaaaaaaaagagtaacagAACTACATGGTAGAGTCCTCTTGGCCCGCTGATCCCATCATATCCCTGTAGAAGTCTGGAATAAAACAAGCATCTTTCCAAATAATCTCTCTCAACTCCTCCGGAAAATCAACTGCTTCGATCTCCACTTCACGTCTTTTATAAATGGAGCTTTTTGCCATATAACGCGCAGCCGTATTCCCACCCCTTGAACTTCCAAATCCTACTATTTTTTCGTTGCCTCTAAGCTCCATTCCAAGGGAAATCACCAGCATATCGAGACTTGCGAAACGAGAAAAATAAGCCTCACACGCTCTGCAAATACTGAGGGGGTCACGCGTCTTAAAGCATTCTTTATTAGAGCAGCGACGTGTGGCACGAAAGAGAGCTGGAAGTGTAGAAGAATTACACTGGACATGGAAATCAGATAGTTTACGTCTCTCAGCAAGTTTGACACCAGCCTTTATTCCCATGACTGCTTGATGAAAAAAAGATATTCCATTTTTTGAGAACTTGGCAGAAGCAACTAATGGCTTTGCGAGTGTATTGCGTAAAACAACTCCATATCCTCCATATCCTCCATAGCCTTCTTCATTTCCAAAATAAGCATACACATTAATCCAAGTCCAACGTCGTCGCCGCTCTAACTCTTTACCAACCCATTCCTCATCACTCCATAGCCAACGTCGCCATTTGTCAGAAGACAGAAATGACTGACGCTGCGAGCCTCATCCTGCAAACATCTTTATTGTCATTACATCATCTAAAAATATGCTGGAAAGAAATATGTTTGGGGCTGCAATGGTTTCATACACGAGCTCCTCACTTGTTTGTTTATAAATGCAtcaaaaaaattttgaaaaaatccAATTGAGTGGTTATTATTACTCACTTCTTTGTTCTCTTCTGTTGGTGTTGAATCGGTCATACCTACTTTTCCTTCTTTGCTCTTTTCTATCGCTGTTGGTGGGAACACCAGCATCATGAGAAGATGCATGAGGATTAAGCATTCTCCAATCAATAGTACTGAATTGCACATCCTTTACAGACCCTCTTTTTCCAAATTGCACATCATTTACAAACCTTTTGTTTCCATAGTGCAATTCGCAAACACCATCGCTGAAGATTTCAGAGAATAGACAAGTCACTATGAGCAACTGTTTCACAGAAACCACAAAATCATGAAGACTGCCATATGAGTCTTCATAGTTATACGGGTTTAAATCATATAAAAGGTCCATGATACATGCTTatatgtgcaaaaaaaaaaaaaaaaaaagagaaaagagaaagaaactacATGAGCCTACTGCAGGATCTAActcatatatgtaaaaaaaaacagcattaaaaaaaagaaggaaaaataaaataaaatctgtaGCCTAATACAGAGACAGAGTAGAAAATACTGAATATTATTTAGCTTTGATCCTTGTTCAAGAACATGGCTTATAAGTGTGTAATTAACCCAAAGTCTGATTTAAAAACAAAGTAGGGTCCGGTCCTTTTTAACTGGATCATACATACAACGATAGATATTATGAATTCAAATTGAATACCTCATCGTTACGCAGCGGCAGGTGTTTCACGTTTACAAATCTCCTCATGCACCCCCAAATCATAAGAAACCCAATTTTATCAGAAAAGTCAGTCATTCTAAGACAAAACCAAACAAAAACAGCCTACGGAGATTGAGAGATAGATTCTTACCAGCAAAACAACTAAATGATCCCCAAACCCTAAGGTCCTCTTTCTGCGGCTGGCTCTCAAAGTGATACTCATCTTAGACAAAGAAAACGGGTAGAGCAGACCGGTCCAAACCCGGCCTGTTactgaactttgttttttttgttcTAACTTCTCTGATTTCACATTCTACACTTCCCTATTTCTCATCCATTAGTAAAACTTCAATAAACTAATAGCCTTGAAACGGAAAAAAAAATTACTCAGAAAAGTTATTAAGTTATAAAAAATTGCTTTATTTATTGACGTTGTCGATAGAATTACATGGGAATTCAGTGTTTGACCCTCACCTCACTCTTTCTTACTCTAATGATCTTGGACTTGATCAAGATAAACATACAAAGTTTTGTTATAACTCACCAGCAGATAAACAACACATCCAGTAATATTTTGTGatttcttgaaatttttatttattcgTTTGACCAAGTGTGTATGGATCAGATGCGCCAATGACAAGGTCTTGCATTTTCAAAATTTTCCACTAAACCCAGATACTTCTCCTTTATTGCACCAACATCTttagttgtaaagaagagagtaTTGCACATGAACAGTCCTATAAGCATCGCCAAATCTTCATTTTTCCTCCTTGTTATAGATTTTTCcatttcctcatcttcatcatcttctgataAACTAAGAGAGTGTTCCATTTCCTCTAATTCATCATCTTCTGACAAATTAGGAGACTGTTCCATTTCCTCCTCTTCGTCAgtttcctctaaatcatcatcaaTTTCCTTATCTTCCTGAAATCTTAACAATCGAAATATTGTCTTTTGTATCTCTTTCTTTGTTGCAGATTTCCGATCACCAAAATTCCTAATGTAAAACTCACTCTCTTTAAAGTCACCAGCATACATTGCCTCCTTTGTTTCACGTTGCCTGTCTTCAAAGAATGACATCCTAGTTATAACACTGAACTCTTCCGGTGTGGACGTTAGAACATATTTTACACCATCCCTGACAAATTCAAACtttatttcatcattttttgCTTCTTTAAAACACATCAACAACTGACTGCAAGCATCATTTAATTTGTCCCAATGAGATGCCTTATAGTTTCTTTCCCAGAACAGTAAGAACAAGTACCCAAATGGAGATTATTTAATCACATTAATTTGTTCAGCAGTCAATTTCACTTTTCGTTTCTTCATTGCAGTAACTAGAGAAGCCAAACCGTTAAAAGCTGTTATATATGGCCTATCTCCAGATACTACAAAAACAAATTtgaaacatttttatttatttgaaacagattcaccaTACAATTGAAGTAACAAACAGCTgaaaatagattattttttaaTACCTTTCTTAGATGGTCCACACCCAAATtaactttttttctttgttttccagAACCTTTCTTATATGTCTTCTGTTTTCTTGCTTTATTTGATTCtacataaacaaaatataacttTTTAGCATGACAATAATCACACAATGATTTTAGTAAGAATAATTAAATTtgaataacatatatatatatatatatatatatatatatatatatatatatatatatatatatatatgcatatacAAGTTAGACTACCAAAAATTAAAGTGTCAAGATAATAATCACACTTTGTTTTGTGGTTACTCAAAACAGCCATTTCTGTCATTTTGCAAGTATGTGTGTAATATCTCCACAACATTCCTCTCATTATGACCCCATCTATAATACTTCCTTTGGAGATAGCTGTTTGCGGATTTTTAAAATATTACTCAAAACAACTTCTCATAAATTATTAACtataaagttgattttgtcaaaaaaattgtatGTGGAGATATTAATCACATATTGTTAATctacagaaatatatatatatatatatatatatatcaacatGAATACTAGTAAAAAAACTTTGTAAAAATAAATAGTCAGAGAGTCGAGACAAAGCATAAGTACCTTTCTTAGACTTCTTACTTTTTGAGCTTACTTCTACATAAACAAAAACagattttaataataataaattaaatttGAATAACATATatatctgcataacaagttagaTTACCAAAAAACTAATTTGTGAAGATAATAATCACACTTTGTTTTCTGGATATATTACTCAAAACAGCCATGTCTGTCATTTCCAGGTATGTCTATAATATCTCCACAGCATTCCTCTTTTTTGCGGTGCTACACAAATACTATTACCAGATAATATCCATATATAAACATTCATTTCTTAATGAAAAAACAAATACAGCTTCTCATAAATTGAACAACAAGTTTTTATTAACTAAAAAGTTGATTCTGTTACGATTTTTGTACGTGGAGATATTACACACATACTATTAAACTTCAGAAATATAAATAAATCAACGTGAATACTAGTAAAACTTGAGACATTACATCATTGGAAAACATAGATTTATTACCTTCTTCATCAGAAACATTAATTTTCTTCTTACGTTTACCATATTTCTTCTTATTGATGTTTTCTACGTAAATAAATACAGATTTTAGTAACAATAATTGTATTTGAATAACATATGTATCTGCATAAAATCCTATCAATTAAATAACAAGCACAATTATCTAAAAATTAATTTGTGAAGATAATAACCACACTTTGTTTTGTGGAGATATTACACACATACTGTTAAACAACAgaaatataaataaaatcaaCATGAATACTAGTAAAACTTGAGACATTACATCATTGGAAAACATAGATTTATTACCTTCTTCATCAGAAACATTAATTGTCTTCTTAATTTTACCATATTTCTTGTTATTGATGATTTctacatgaacaaatacatattttAGTAAGAATAATAACATATGTATCTGCATAAAAGCCTATCAATTGAATAACAAGTACAATTATCCAAAAATTAATTTGTGAAGATAATAAGCACACTTTGTTTTGTGGAGATATTACTCAAAACATTCATTTCTGTCAGTTCAAAGTATGTGACTGATATCTTCACAGAAATTTTGTATCAAACATGAAACCAATTTCGAAGATGATAAAATTTCGTACCGAAAATGTAAACATATCAAACATGAAACCAATTCCGAAGATCCAAATTTCGCACAGAAATACATCATACAAAAATAAGATACAAATTTCACAGAAAAACAATTATACAGAACATTGAATATATAAATCAACAAAAACGTATACCTCTTTCAGAAGATTCAGTTTCTCTTTCACTTTCTTCATCTGATTCAGTTTGActttcactttcttcttcaatttctagGTCACAAAAATCAGTTTGTTCTTCATCTGATTCATTTTCTTCTacaatttgatttctttttcgTTTGTTAAGTTTTCCTCCAGATTTTAATGCTCCTTCAGAATAAAAATTCAACTTTTAATTATCAAGTAAAATAAACAAGTAAAAGTTTTAACAACTAAAATACCTTTATGTAACTACTTCAATGTTTGGTGTTCTTCTGGATCAGATTCAAAATTCGTATTTTTTCTAGGTTTTCTCTTTCCCATTTTATGATGATAAATCATTTTGATGATGGATTTCAGTTAACAATTTATCGAGAGtagaatttggttttaaaattttttcTTTCTGAGAGTGTTTGCAGTTATGTAACAAGCGGAGAAAGAAATGGGGATATAATGATTCATATCCcggaaattaatattttattgaagGTTATTTTGGTAATCTAATTTGTAATATTATTGTAGGGCCTTAAGAACAATTTGCATATTTATTTAAATGACCCTGAGATCATAAGAGTAAGACCCATAATATATGGGGTCATAAGAATAATTCATTCGAAACAAAAAGATTATATTTGGTGatccaaacaaatttcaatcaacaatgaaATGTCCTAAATGACCCTCCCTTTTAGTCTAATTACTATAActccttatgtatcctatttcttaggggtataattggcaatcgAACtctaatataacatatctaaaaatccgcgcatTGGAATTTTaccaaattttatctcgttggaatggttttaaaaaaatttacgcaatgagtacaaacaacaatatccaaTTTAGAATTGTTATGAAAAATTCGGAagtgtttatcattttaggcacaattttcgaaacttaaatgtatatccattatgcaaaccaccacaaaggatacatggTACTTTATGTAgctatattttggtttatgcatcaacttattTTTTATTCCAACTAgcaaaacgatgtactccctccatttcaagaaaagtgatgcacaattttcgaaaattgaatgcatagccattatacaaaccaccacaaagaatgcataacacattatgcagccatattttggtttatacaTCGCCTGATTTTACATTCAGGAAAAGTGGATTAATCCGTAATATAGATCTGGTCCAAGAAAAATCAGATTTCCAAAATAAAGATCTAGATGAGAAATCGGATTTGTTTCCCAACAAATCAAGATTTCCGATTTTGGAaggatttcctaaaactagtGATTTCTGAAAATCGTTATCTTCACTCCCttaaaagaagaatattttgtgctGATTTCACAAACATCTTGGGAAAAGATTTTCAGAACCATAACTAGGGTATGCCATACATCTTCGAGTGTTGAAAATATGGGTaaaaggaaatcaagagaaaAGTCGCTTGAGACCGACAAATTGGAATTGAATCCATTTATTCCATCTAGTGATATTGAGAAAATTAAATATCCCCACTTGATCAGACAAACATGAACTTACAATCTTTTTTGATAATACATGTTTTGAGAGTTATCAAGCTTTAAAAGGAGTAAATTTCACTGCTGAAAAGAGGTTCGGTTCAGATGTTTCAGAAAGAaaatatgtgaagtttgttcaagaccgaaACTGGGGAaatttatttaggtttgaaaaATAATCACCAGATATagtaagaatcttctatgctaataTTCATAATATTTATCATGAGAATCTTACTTTTAGCACTCTTGTTGGATACACTTTTCACCATGTCGACGGAAAGATGATATCGAAGGTCATCAAGTACAATGTGAAATGAAATCATACGATTACTGGTTTTGAAATTTACCACGATAACATTTTAATACGTATCACTGGAAAATCGGTTGAATGGAAGAGTGGAAGAATGCTAACCAAAGAAATACTCTTCTAGTTAagggttttcggtaaacttgcAATAGCTACTCTCTTTTCCTACACAAGAGATACATCACAATGGGACAAGGAATTTGCTGAGTATGTATACTTTCTTTTTGAAGGTGATAAGCAAATTGATATATGTGGAATGGTTACAAATCAAATGAACAAGATTTTTGAATCCATCAATGCCACATCTTCCCAGAGAAATCTTGGATATCGATGTCTCATGACCAGCGTGTGTGAAAACACAATGGGGAATAGTTTTGGAGATGAGAAAATGACTAAAACAGTCTCTCAGGGAATTATCAAGCAATTGTGCAAAACCCGAAAAGAAAGAGGaattattgtttcaattgctcAAACCT
Coding sequences within:
- the LOC113272665 gene encoding uncharacterized protein LOC113272665, translated to MVKSVSNKSAKRALKSGGKLNKRKRNQIVEENESDEEQTDFCDLEIEEESESQTESDEESERETESSEREIINNKKYGKIKKTINVSDEEGFYADTYVIQIQLLLLKSVFIYVENINKKKYGKRKKKINVSDEEEVSSKSKKSKKESNKARKQKTYKKGSGKQRKKVNLVSGDRPYITAFNGLASLVTAMKKRKVKLTAEQINLLMCFKEAKNDEIKFEFVRDGVKYVLTSTPEEFSVITRMSFFEDRQRETKEAMYAGDFKESEFYIRNFGDRKSATKKEIQKTIFRLLRFQEDKEIDDDLEETDEEEEMEQSPNLSEDDELEEMEHSLSLSEDDEDEEMEKSITRRKNEDLAMLIGLFMCNTLFFTTKDVGAIKEKYLGLVENFENARPCHWRI
- the LOC113273972 gene encoding uncharacterized protein LOC113273972 isoform X2 produces the protein MSDGVCELHYGNKRFVNDVQFGKRGSVKDVQFSTIDWRMLNPHASSHDAGVPTNSDRKEQRRKSRYDRFNTNRREQRR
- the LOC113273972 gene encoding uncharacterized protein LOC113273972 isoform X1; translated protein: MTDFSDKIGFLMIWGCMRRFVNVKHLPLRNDELLIVTCLFSEIFSDGVCELHYGNKRFVNDVQFGKRGSVKDVQFSTIDWRMLNPHASSHDAGVPTNSDRKEQRRKSRYDRFNTNRREQRR